In Tenebrio molitor chromosome 6, icTenMoli1.1, whole genome shotgun sequence, one genomic interval encodes:
- the LOC138133941 gene encoding lipase member K-like gives MLIKYMLSVVIIFIPKTLSNSSSNNVCKTYIDYYFINSSKNCFYSPELFAQTTELIKRHIGHSETYSVTTEDGYILTIFRIPKKNPKGVIILQHPVTTDSIVWVGQSNESLAFMLWHQGYDIWLPNHRGTYFSRNHVNLTTSDARYWDFSFHEIGLYDYKTIIDFVKTKTNQTVIFISHSMSTTSSLIYASLRPEEALNSVKVFISMSPVCYLKHVKSPVKYLAPITPLLKMINKLLHITHLQEYDSNLMKFLRLFTLHLPFKYFASIILSVWQGWNPQEFDPALINLSISQHPRSYPWKIFYHYVQQFNAGRFQMYDYGIIMNKKLYNIIIPPEYPIDKIIVPTYLIYSKEDSIATPDDVELLYNKLNPRAKIYGKLMVTGINHVDFHYGIHRKEKVFNKIKQLLEKI, from the exons atgttaataaagtaCATGTTAAGTGTGGTGATAATTTTTATTCCTAAAACTCTTTCCAATAGTTCTTCTAACAACGTCTGCAAGACTTATATTGActactattttataaatagtagtaaaaattgtttttacagCCCAGAATTATTTGCACAAACT ACGGAATTAATAAAAAGACATATTGGACATAGTGAAACTTACAGCGTAACAACTGAAGATGGTTACATTTTGACTATATTCCGAATCCCGAAGAAAAATCCAAAAGGGGTAATTATTTTACAACATCCCGTGACCACTGATTCGATTGTGTGGGTTGGTCAAAGCAACGAATCTTTAG CTTTCATGTTGTGGCATCAGGGATACGACATTTGGCTACCGAACCATCGAGGTACATATTTTTCACGTAATCACGTTAACTTAACTACATCAGATGCAAGATATTGGGATTTTAG ttttcatGAAATTGGTTTATACGATTACAAGACGATAATCgattttgttaaaacaaaaactaatcagacGGTTATATTTATTTCACATTCAATGTCGACCACTTCTTCTTTGATTTATGCTTCACTACGTCCCGAAGAAGCATTAAATTCTGTCAAAGTTTTCATCAGCATGAGTCCTGTGTGCTACTTAAAACATGTAAAATCTCCTGTAAAGTATCTCGCCCCGATAACACCTCTTTTAAAG atgattaataaattattgcaCATAACACATCTCCAAGAATATGATTCTAATTTGATGAAGTTTTTAAGACTGTTTACATTGCATTTACCATTTAAATACTTTGCATCTATAATACTATCTGTATGGCAAGGATGGAACCCCCAAGAGTTTGATCCG GCTCTTATCAATTTGTCAATTTCCCAACATCCTAGGAGCTACCCGTGGAAAATTTTTTACCATTATGTCCAACAATTCAATGCAGGGCGCTTTCAAATGTACGACTATGGAAttataatgaataaaaaattatataatataataataccACCAGAATATCCAATTGACAAAATAATAGTTCCAACATATTTAATTTACAGTAAAGAAGATTCTATTGCCACACCTGAT GACGTGGAacttttatataataaattaaatccaaGAGCTAAAATTTACGGAAAACTAATGGTGACAGGAATTAATCATGTGGATTTCCATTATGGGATACATCGAAAGGAAaaagtgtttaataaaattaaacagcttttagaaaaaatataa